One window of Myripristis murdjan chromosome 8, fMyrMur1.1, whole genome shotgun sequence genomic DNA carries:
- the moto gene encoding meiosis-specific coiled-coil domain-containing protein MEIOC: protein MPCEDSVAAQWKFTSPATSTYSAPTMQIQKEQVGDFGAAQRERNGPVRKRMFPGHSSSQDLPEFNPQNREYFEQPKPLSATFKPPNQYLNKMPMHRGNTLLPVSLRMNQCPQHHSQQSQMQNKIKLPRANCGPPGTSVFLSQSLPEFVPQHSQMQRVQLCGQEYSHGGGPAIHSQPGQSQVGTGLRSVSRKDGESVVQLENNRMHMAGFLGEGFPARAHASTHMKEQDKKQGVPQNPNFDLVGNMTSSQRFGGGNVQVSAGNTPQFVPFMFPLSDPTKRPCLPFNLPLSPLPCGPFMDRGEKISDKEFAAFNPYLGDMMGRSGDSIHPSTASTSKSPRTMKNRGRSMSQLHFCLEECNEQLRCLEKERKKTEAILTKIFPGKPTAAVTNATLPKTPPNPTRVDHLIVNQIREHARVVSLMGKMERLCSIPLPAHLHSTLDRHYMAISVTQTRRKEEFVDMSKGQRQGGAPFREDRDAILLAVALKDLCAATSKSRTALWCALQMTLPRPERLDHDAGREAPSAKSSSDKFSYSYTLA from the exons ATGCCCTGTGAAGACAGTGTGGCTGCACAATGGAAATTCACCAGTCCTGCAACGTCAACATACAGCGCTCCTACCATGCAGATCCAGAAAGAGCAGGTGGGGGACTTTGGGGCAGCgcagagggaaagaaatggGCCAGTGAGGAAACGGATGTTTCCGGGGCATAGTAGCTCCCAAGATCTACCCGAGTTCAACCCTCAAAACAGAGAGTACTTTGAGCAACCAAAACCCCTCTCTGCAACTTTTAAACCCCCAAATCAATACCTGAACAAGATGCCCATGCATAGGGGAAACACTTTGCTGCCTGTCAGCCTGAGGATGAACCAGTGCCCCCAGCATCACAGCCAGCAGAGCCAGATGCAGAACAAGATCAAACTGCCCAGGGCAAACTGTGGACCCCCTGGCACATCCGTTTTTTTATCTCAGTCATTGCCAGAGTTTGTACCGCAGCACTCCCAGATGCAGAGAGTACAACTGTGTGGTCAAGAGTACAGTCATGGGGGAGGGCCAGCCATCCACAGCCAGCCAGGACAGAGCCAGGTCGGCACCGGTTTGCGCAGCGTTAGTAGGAAGGATGGGGAGTCAGTGGTGCAGCTGGAAAACAACAGGATGCATATGGCGGGCTTTCTGGGTGAAGGCTTCCCTGCAAGAGCCCATGCTAGCACTCACATGAAAGAGCAAGACAAGAAGCAGGGAGTCCCACAAAACCCAAATTTTGACCTTGTGGGGAACATGACAAGCTCTCAGAGATTTGGTGGAGGAAATGTCCAAGTCAGTGCAGGGAACACACCCCAATTTGTTCCTTTCATGTTTCCTTTAAGTGACCCCACAAAGCGCCCCTGCCTGCCTTTTAATCTGCCTTTATCCCCGCTACCCTGTGGTCCCTTCATGGATAGAGGGGAAAAGATTTCAGACAAAGAGTTTGCAGCTTTCAATCCCTACCTCGGTGACATGATGGGCCGCAGTGGAGACAGCATTCATCCCTCCACAGCTTCAACCTCAAAGTCCCCGAGGACGATGAAGAATCGAGGAAGATCTATGAGCCAGCTTCACTTCTGTCTTGAAGAATGTAACGAGCAACTGAGGTGtttggagaaggagagaaagaag ACAGAAGCCATTCTAACCAAGATATTCCCTGGGAAGCCAACTGCAGCAGTGACCAACGCCACACTACCCAAAACGCCACCAAACCCCACAAGAGTCGACCATCTCATTGTCAACCAGATTCGAGAACATGCGAGG GTGGTGAGCCTTATGGGTAAAATGGAGCGTCTGTGCAGCATTCCTCTCCCTGCCCACCTTCACTCGACACTGGACAGACATTATATGGCTATTAGCGTTACCCAAACCAGACGCAAGGAGGAGTTTGTGGACATGTCCAAAGGCCAGAGGCAGGGAGGGGCTCCCTTCAGAGAGGACAGAG ACGCCATACTGCTGGCTGTCGCGCTGAAAGACTTGTGTGCTGCCACCAGCAAGAGCCGCACGGCGCTGTGGTGTGCCCTCCAGATGACACTGCCCAGGCCGGAGAGGCTGGACCACGATGCTGGCAGGGAGGCCCCATCGGCAAAGAGCAGCTCAGACAAATTCTCCTATTCTTACACACTGGCATGA
- the fzd2 gene encoding frizzled-2 — MTFCKSWFVALLLPLLISAQYHGDNGIVVPEHGFCQPISIPLCTDIAYNQTIMPNLVGHYNQEDAGLEVHQFYPLVKVQCSPELKFFLCSMYAPVCTVLEKAIPPCRSICERAKQGCEALMNKFGFQWPERLRCENFPVLGHDHICVGQNDSSAATVPPVHVPVHAPVPGTSGVPAYPSADRSFRCPSVLRVPPYLNYKFLGEADCAAPCEPARSGGYMFFSEKEIQFARVWILVWSLLCCASTLFTVTTYLVDMQRFKYPERPIIFLSGCYTMVSIAYIAGYFLGDKVVCNDSFNPDGYKTIVQGTKKEGCTILFMMLYFFSMASSIWWVILSLTWFLAAGMKWGHEAIEANSQYFHLAAWAVPAVKTISILAIGQIEGDMLSGVCFVGLSNLDPLRGFVLAPLFIYLFIGTSFLLAGFVSLFRIRTIMKHDGTKTEKLERLMVRIGVFSVLYTVPATIVIACFFYEQAFRPHWERSWVSHHCKSLAIPCPVQAGPRMTPDFTVYMIKYLMTLIVGITSGFWIWSGKTLHSWHKFYTRLTNSKHGETTV; from the coding sequence ATGACTTTTTGCAAGAGCTGGTTTGTTGCACTCCTGTTGCCACTGCTGATATCAGCGCAGTATCATGGGGACAACGGGATCGTCGTCCCGGAGCATGGATTTTGCCAGCCCATTTCCATACCACTGTGCACGGACATAGCCTATAATCAGACCATCATGCCCAATTTAGTGGGACATTACAACCAGGAGGACGCAGGACTCGAGGTGCACCAGTTTTACCCCCTGGTGAAGGTACAGTGCTCTCCGGAGTTGAAATTCTTCCTGTGCTCCATGTACGCGCCTGTGTGCACGGTGCTGGAGAAGGCCATTCCTCCGTGCAGGTCCATCTGCGAGAGAGCCAAGCAGGGCTGCGAGGCGCTCATGAACAAGTTTGGCTTCCAGTGGCCGGAGCGCCTGCGCTGCGAGAACTTCCCCGTCCTGGGACACGATCACATCTGCGTGGGCCAGAACGACTCCTCCGCCGCCACGGTCCCACCCGTCCACGTGCCCGTTCACGCGCCCGTGCCTGGGACCTCCGGTGTTCCTGCGTACCCCTCAGCAGACAGGTCTTTCCGCTGCCCTTCAGTCCTCCGGGTCCCCCCTTATTTGAACTATAAGTTTCTGGGTGAGGCAGACTGTGCGGCTCCCTGTGAGCCAGCAAGAAGCGGGGGTTACATGTTTTTCAGCGAGAAAGAGATCCAGTTTGCACGGGTGTGGATTCTAGTGtggtctctgctctgctgtgcttCCACTTTGTTCACAGTTACCACCTATTTAGTTGACATGCAGCGCTTCAAATACCCTGAGAGGCCCATCATCTTCCTGTCTGGCTGCTACACCATGGTTTCCATAGCCTACATAGCTGGCTACTTCCTGGGAGACAAGGTGGTGTGCAACGACAGTTTCAACCCAGACGGCTATAAGACCATTGTCCAAGGCACCAAAAAGGAAGGCTGCACCATCCTCTTCATGATGCTCTACTTCTTCAGCATGGCCAGCTCTATCTGGTGGGTTATCCTGTCTCTCACCTGGTTCCTGGCTGCAGGCATGAAGTGGGGCCATGAGGCCATCGAGGCCAACTCTCAGTACTTCCACCTGGCAGCCTGGGCAGTGCCAGCCGTCAAGACTATCAGCATCCTGGCCATCGGGCAGATTGAAGGGGACATGCTCAGCGGCGTCTGCTTTGTGGGCCTCAGCAACCTGGACCCCCTGCGTGGCTTCGTGCTGGCCCCTCTCTTCATCTACCTCTTCATCGGGACGTCTTTCCTGCTGGCCGGCTTTGTCTCACTGTTCCGGATCCGCACCATCATGAAGCACGACGGCACCAAGACGGAGAAGCTGGAGCGGCTGATGGTGCGGATTGGGGTGTTCAGCGTGCTCTACACTGTCCCTGCCACCATTGTCATCGCCTGTTTCTTCTACGAGCAGGCCTTCCGCCCCCACTGGGAGCGCAGCTGGGTCAGCCATCACTGCAAGAGCCTGGCCATCCCCTGCCCCGTGCAGGCCGGGCCCCGCATGACCCCGGACTTCACGGTCTACATGATCAAGTACCTGATGACACTCATAGTGGGCATCACCTCCGGCTTCTGGATCTGGTCCGGCAAGACTCTGCACTCCTGGCACAAGTTCTACACGAGGCTGACAAACAGCAAGCATGGAGAGACTACTGTGTAG